The Bacillus carboniphilus genome contains a region encoding:
- the polA gene encoding DNA polymerase I yields MFVSKKIVLMDGNSLAYRAFFALPLLNNDKGVHTNAIYGFTMMLMRILEEEKPTHILVAWDAGKTTFRHKTFKEYKGGRQKTPPELSEQFPYIRELLKAFGIKQYELEEYEADDIIGTLSLHAEKDKTEVKIISGDKDLTQLASDSTTVGITKKGITDIELYTPDHIKEKYGLTPEQIIDMKGLMGDSSDNIPGVPGVGEKTAIKLLKEHQTVENLYEALDQVSGKKLKEKLEENKDQAFMSKELATINRGAPLTISVDELEYEGSNQEQLQSLFKELGFQTLLEKMGGDGQEAEQELEELTFEVVDKIEQDMLVNEAAVIMEVFDENYHKADIIGCSIVHEKGKYYIPSSLLQESSVLKEWLEDESKKKWVYDSKQTIVSLKHKGIDIKGIDFDLMIAAYIISPSETYNELADVAKLFSYKDVSYNESVYGKGAKRRIPEGAPLHEHITRKANAVFELRNTAMDKLEENNQLTLFSELEFPLAKVLAEMEHTGVQVDKERLEQMKKELAEKLDEIEKRIYELAGEKFNINSPKQLGVILFERLGLPVIKKTKTGYSTSADVLEKLEEEHKIVRDILHYRQLGKLQSTYIEGLLKVIWDNGKVHTRFSQVIAQTGRLSSIDPNLQNIPIRLEEGRKIRQAFVPSEKDWVIFAADYSQIELRVLAHISQDKKLVEAFQQDLDIHTKTAMDVFHVNEEDVTSDMRRQAKAVNFGIVYGISDYGLSQNLGITRKEAGTFIDKYFESFPGVKEYMESIVQDAKEKGYVTTLLQRRRYIPEITSRNFNIRSFAERTAMNTPIQGSAADIIKKAMLDMAQRLKDENLQSRLLLQVHDELIFEAPKDEIEKLQEIVPDVMENAVQLDVPLKVDIEFGSTWFDAK; encoded by the coding sequence ATGTTTGTGAGTAAAAAGATTGTACTCATGGATGGGAACAGCTTAGCCTACCGTGCATTTTTTGCTCTACCTTTATTAAATAACGATAAAGGTGTTCATACAAATGCAATCTATGGATTTACCATGATGTTAATGAGAATTTTAGAAGAGGAAAAACCTACCCATATTTTAGTTGCATGGGATGCAGGAAAAACAACATTTAGACATAAGACGTTTAAAGAATATAAAGGCGGAAGACAAAAAACCCCGCCAGAGCTATCTGAACAATTTCCATACATAAGAGAACTTTTGAAGGCATTCGGGATTAAGCAATATGAATTAGAAGAATATGAGGCTGATGATATTATCGGTACTTTATCCTTACATGCTGAAAAAGATAAAACAGAAGTTAAAATTATTTCTGGTGATAAGGATTTAACTCAATTAGCCTCCGATTCAACTACAGTTGGAATCACCAAAAAAGGAATTACGGATATAGAACTTTATACGCCTGACCATATTAAAGAAAAATACGGCCTTACCCCTGAGCAAATTATTGATATGAAGGGGTTAATGGGGGATTCTTCTGATAATATTCCTGGTGTACCAGGAGTGGGCGAGAAGACAGCCATTAAACTACTAAAAGAGCATCAAACCGTAGAAAACTTATATGAAGCACTCGATCAAGTGAGTGGAAAGAAGCTAAAAGAAAAGCTAGAAGAAAATAAAGATCAAGCTTTTATGAGTAAGGAGTTGGCAACCATCAATCGGGGAGCTCCTCTCACCATTTCCGTAGATGAACTTGAGTATGAAGGAAGTAATCAGGAACAGCTTCAGTCCCTTTTCAAAGAGTTAGGTTTCCAAACCTTACTTGAGAAAATGGGGGGAGATGGCCAAGAAGCTGAACAAGAACTTGAAGAGCTGACATTCGAAGTTGTTGATAAAATTGAGCAAGACATGCTGGTAAACGAAGCAGCTGTCATTATGGAAGTCTTTGATGAGAACTACCATAAGGCTGACATTATCGGTTGCTCAATCGTTCATGAAAAGGGAAAGTACTATATCCCTTCTTCCCTCTTACAGGAATCTTCTGTGTTAAAAGAATGGCTTGAAGATGAATCGAAGAAAAAGTGGGTTTATGACTCGAAGCAAACCATCGTTTCCTTGAAACATAAGGGTATTGATATTAAAGGCATAGATTTTGACCTGATGATTGCTGCCTATATTATCAGCCCGTCTGAAACCTACAATGAGTTGGCAGATGTAGCAAAACTGTTTTCCTATAAAGACGTATCTTACAATGAGTCTGTGTATGGAAAAGGAGCAAAGAGAAGGATACCAGAAGGAGCTCCGTTACATGAACATATAACCAGAAAAGCCAATGCCGTATTTGAACTAAGGAATACAGCAATGGATAAGTTAGAGGAGAACAACCAACTAACATTATTCTCTGAGTTAGAATTTCCACTAGCAAAAGTACTAGCAGAGATGGAACACACGGGTGTTCAAGTCGATAAAGAACGTTTAGAACAGATGAAAAAAGAGCTAGCAGAAAAATTAGATGAAATTGAGAAAAGAATTTATGAGCTCGCAGGTGAGAAATTTAATATTAACTCTCCTAAACAGCTAGGAGTAATCCTTTTTGAAAGATTAGGTCTTCCTGTCATTAAGAAAACAAAAACGGGTTACTCTACCTCAGCAGATGTTCTTGAGAAATTAGAGGAAGAACATAAAATAGTTAGAGATATTTTACATTATCGACAGTTAGGGAAACTTCAGTCGACATATATTGAAGGATTGTTAAAAGTGATTTGGGATAATGGTAAGGTCCATACAAGATTTAGCCAAGTAATTGCGCAAACGGGACGGCTTAGTTCTATCGATCCTAACCTTCAAAATATTCCAATCCGTCTAGAGGAAGGAAGGAAGATAAGACAAGCCTTTGTTCCTTCTGAAAAAGATTGGGTCATTTTTGCAGCCGATTATTCCCAAATTGAATTGCGAGTATTAGCCCATATTTCTCAAGATAAAAAATTGGTTGAAGCATTCCAACAGGATTTGGACATTCATACAAAGACCGCCATGGATGTTTTCCATGTCAATGAAGAGGATGTAACAAGTGATATGAGAAGACAAGCTAAGGCAGTGAACTTTGGAATTGTGTACGGAATTAGCGATTATGGTCTTTCTCAAAACCTTGGAATTACTCGGAAAGAAGCAGGAACGTTTATTGATAAATATTTCGAAAGTTTCCCTGGTGTGAAGGAATACATGGAATCAATAGTTCAAGATGCAAAAGAAAAAGGCTATGTCACAACACTTTTACAACGGAGACGGTATATCCCTGAAATTACGAGTCGCAACTTTAACATCAGAAGCTTTGCGGAGCGTACAGCGATGAATACGCCAATTCAGGGGTCTGCTGCAGACATTATTAAGAAAGCCATGTTAGATATGGCTCAGCGTTTAAAGGATGAAAATTTACAGTCACGACTTCTATTACAAGTTCATGATGAATTGATTTTTGAAGCTCCAAAAGATGAAATTGAAAAGCTTCAGGAAATAGTTCCAGATGTGATGGAGAATGCTGTCCAGCTTGATGTTCCGCTAAAAGTTGATATTGAGTTTGGAAGCACTTGGTTTGATGCGAAGTAG